One region of Juglans regia cultivar Chandler chromosome 4, Walnut 2.0, whole genome shotgun sequence genomic DNA includes:
- the LOC109004723 gene encoding (3S,6E)-nerolidol synthase 1-like: MASMSTKTFFAASSINPRIAPSKLIQKTANSNPFSLTSLPSAHKHWKISQDHDDTFTSTPLEYPNYGTKKHDFGGLSVQHSHKLEACRRALRKVGKDDGFESLNMINAIQRLGIDYHFEEDIDAILKGQYAKYIALGDCGQNLHEVALRFRLLRQRGYYVPADVFNNFKNREGKFDKELENDINGLMSFFEASQLSIEGEDILDEASSFCEQLLNAWQIRHPDDNQVSVVGNTLGNPYHKSLARFMAKKFFANLSGTNGLWLNDLHHLAKMDFNMVQSIHQTEIVQISKWWKDVGLAQELKFARDQPLKWYIVSMACLTDPDLLEERVDLTKPISLIYIIDDIFDVHGTLEEVTLFTEAINKWDFAALEQLPEYMKICFTALNDITNQISYKIYQKHGWNPVDSLRKTWASLCNAFLVEAQWFSSGQSPKPEEYLKNAVVSSGVHVVLVHTFFQLGHGITKETVDLVDNVPGIISSPATILRLWDDLGSAMDESQDGHDGSYIDYYMEEHKDSTVKEAREKVVDMISDSWKRLNKECLISPNPFPAKFNEACLNMARMVPLLYSYDDNHDLPNLEEHMKSVLYESVPM, encoded by the exons ATGGCATCCATGTCCACTAAAACCTTCTTTGCAGCTTCCTCCATCAATCCTCGGATTGCCCCCAGCAAGCTGATTCAGAAAACTGCAAATTCAAATCCCTTCAGCCTTACCTCATTGCCAAGTGCCCACAAACATTGGAAAATTTCCCAAGATCATGATGATACATTTACTTCTACTCCGTTAGAATATCCAAACTACGGAACTAAGAAGCATGATTTT GGAGGGCTCAGCGTCCAACATTCCCATAAATTAGAAGCATGTAGGCGTGCACTAAGGAAAGTAGGAAAAGATGATGGTTTCGAAAGTTTAAACATGATTAATGCCATCCAACGCCTCGGCATTGACTACCACTTCGAGGAAGACATTGATGCAATTTTAAAAGGGCAATATGCAAAATACATTGCTCTTGGTGATTGCGGTCAGAATCTTCACGAGGTTGCACTACGCTTTAGACTGTTGAGACAACGAGGATACTATGTTCCTGCCG ATGTATTTAACAACTTCAAGAACAGGGAGGGAAAGTTTGACAAAGAACTGGAAAACGACATAAACGGATTGATGAGTTTCTTTGAAGCTTCACAGCTAAGTATAGAAGGAGAAGACATACTAGATGAAGCTAGCAGCTTTTGCGAGCAGCTTCTGAATGCGTGGCAAATCAGACATCCGGATGACAACCAAGTCAGTGTTGTTGGGAATACTTTAGGGAATCCTTACCACAAAAGTTTGGCAAGGTTCATGGCCAAGAAGTTTTTTGCTAATTTGAGCGGCACAAATGGATTATGGTTGAATGATTTACACCACCTAGCAAAAATGGATTTCAATATGGTCCAATCCATTCACCAGACGGAAATTGTTCAAATCTCCAA ATGGTGGAAAGATGTTGGTCTGGCACAGGAACTGAAGTTTGCAAGGGACCAACCGCTCAAATGGTACATAGTTTCCATGGCCTGTCTTACAGACCCAGATCTATTAGAGGAAAGGGTTGACCTCACAAAACCCATATCTCTAATCTACATAATAGATGACATTTTCGATGTTCATGGAACGCTTGAGGAAGTCACCCTCTTCACAGAAGCTATCAACAA ATGGGATTTTGCTGCACTTGAGCAATTACCCGAATACATGAAGATATGCTTCACTGCTCTTAATGACATCACTAACCAAATCAGCTACAAGATATATCAAAAACATGGGTGGAATCCCGTAGATTCTTTAAGAAAGACG TGGGCTAGTTTGTGCAACGCTTTTCTGGTAGAGGCTCAATGGTTTTCATCTGGGCAGTCTCCAAAACCAGAAGAATATCTGAAGAATGCAGTTGTTAGTTCAGGGGTACATGTGGTACTAGTTCACACTTTCTTCCAATTGGGACATGGCATAACAAAGGAAACTGTAGATCTTGTTGACAACGTACCTGGTATTATATCTTCACCTGCCACAATTCTTCGGCTTTGGGACGACTTGGGAAGTGCCATG GATGAGAGTCAAGATGGCCACGATGGATCGTACATAGATTATTACATGGAAGAACACAAGGATTCTACAGTCAAAGAAGCACGAGAGAAGGTTGTCGATATGATTTCAGATTCATGGAAAAGATTAAACAAGGAGTGTCTGATCTCTCCAAATCCATTTCCAGCAAAATTCAACGAGGCTTGTCTTAATATGGCAAGAATGGTGCCCTTGTTGTATAGTTATGACGACAACCATGACCTCCCAAACCTCGAGGAACATATGAAATCCGTGCTGTATGAAAGTGTGCCTATGTAG